AATCCTTGAGCCACCATTGTAAGTGCTAGACTATTGAAGACTTTCCGCTGATGAACCtgaaagcaaaaaataataatatattttatgggtttttaaCTAAAGTTAGGATTGCTAAggccatgattaacccgggttCTTAGGGTAGGGTTTTTAGATTCGGCTAAGAACCaagcttttaactaagaaaaactaaaaattatctcttaaataagagatattagagcatgattaacccggagttCTTACGATAGGGtttttagcggaagttaagaaactgtttcttaacttccgctaagaacccaactctaagaaccccgggttaatcatggtagAGCATGATTAATAGGGGTTTTTAGgatggggttcttagcggaatataagaaatcgtctcttaacttttaactataaaaattaagaaccggctcttaaataagatattgaagaaccggttcttaacttttttagttaaaagttaagagacggtttttttatattccgctaagaactccaACTTAAAAACcttccattaatcatgctctacaaaaaataaactaaacgcAGGATCGATTATGGTACAGTCAGATGAAACATTTAACTTACAGTATTCTTTTTCATCCATCCTTCCATATTTTGTTTGATAAGTCTCACTTTCAGCACCTACATTTTCAGCCATTTAAGTTTTAACTATTTAGTTGATAAAGTTCTAGTACAGTATAAGATTGTCATAAGATTAAATCATAACAAATGATAATTAAATCAACGTGTACTTTCAAATTCGATCTCATGTGTTTCCACACTACTCTTTGCTTTTGTAGTTCCTTCTTCTACAACAATTTTTGTTGCAGCCGCAGCTAGGATTGAACGGTaaacatatacaaatataagATTGGATCATAAGATTAAATcataaaaatggtaaaattaATTCTATCAATGTCTACCTTCAATTTCGATCTCATGTGTATCCACACTATTTGTTTTTGTAGTGCCttcttctataattttttttgttgcagcGGCGGCTAGGATTGAACGGTaaacatatacaaatataagATTGGGTCAAAAGATTAAATAAATCATAACAAATGATAAATTATATCAACGTCTACCTTCAAATTCGATCTCATGTGTTTTCACACTACTCTTTGTTTCTATAGTTCCTTCTTCTAAAACAATTTTGGTTGCAGTCGCAGATAGGATTGAACGGTAAACAGATACAAATATAAGATTGGGTCATTGGAGTAAATCATGACAAATGATAAGTTATACCAAAGTCTACCTTCAAATTCAATCTCATGTGTTTCCACAGTATTTGTTTTTGTAGTTCCTTCTTCTACAACAATTTTTGTTGCAGCCGCAGCTAAGAATATTGATTGGCAAATAAATACAAACTAGGTGTTTGCCCGCAATTTTGCAGgtaaagttatattatataaagaaatatatattatctttataCTACTATAATTTTTGAGTaataattagaaatttaaaattttaatttttaatttcaaatatttggataatcaaaaatttaagtatatatttttagaagataTATGAGATTTAAAATAGTTCAAAAACATAAACCTTAGTCAATAAAAATTTTTCTCTTAcagaataaaatattataattaattcagataattggttgtaaaattactttatattttagtttaacacATGAAAAATCGAAAATACTCTAGCTctcaagagagagaaaaaaaagagtgtattttttttgtgtaactccAATATGACCAATACAATGATCTTAAGCTTTTATCATGAAAGATCTTTTGTAAACGGTTTTGTGTgggttttaaaaacaaaaaatttataataatttcttacctgcaaatataattcttttatataataatatataaccattaaatttatataacacACAAAATTCTTTAGATTTTAAAACGAACATTTATTGAAAAATAAGcccttttgtcaaaaaaaaaacatttattgaaaaatatcaGTTGATGCACCATGTGTGGTTCAACGTTTTATCTCCACACGCATACACAAAGTTACCTTTGATTTGTTGTTCAATCTCTTCCAGCTGTTTCCTTCTCTCAGAATCTaaatcaaacacacaaaataatcaaaacaaactATGCGTAGGAGAAAAAGAAGTACAATAGGAAGCTTTGTGTTTATATTATACCATTTTCAATAGCATCCATAGATACACCAATTCTAGTGACATGATCAGCTCTAGGTTGTTTACCACCAAGATGGGCTATAATCGAAAAAGACAAACGGAGACCATCTCATCTTCAATGAATTCTAATACAATTACAATCAACATCTTTGATACTTTACCTTCAATTTCTCGGTTTATTTCGTCCATCATACTCGAACTTTGACCACTAACAACTTCAGTCTATAGATCCAAAGGTGCACATAAACAAGAGATTAGACAAAAATAAGAGCTTGAactgtttttcttgtttttgcaATAATTCTTGATTTAGCCAAGATTGAGTGTTCAACATCAAAATTAATAATCTTTTAGGGTTTACCTTGGTTTCTTCCGACAGAGACGAAGATATTGTAGTTCTCTGCTCCCAACTGCTCTCCTCTTCACTCTCTTTTGTTATCGCTGAGAACATATTATAATGATCTTAGAGAAAGAGAAtcctttgttcaaaaaaaaaaaaagagaaagagaatccAACACAtgtaaaaataaagaagatataACTAAAGCTCTGATCAATTACATTGACGCTCTAGCTCTTCGGAGATATTGATATCAGCTGCAACCATAAAAGATCCAAAATCAATGCAGGATATTTAGAGAGcaatcaatattttaattatacaaaatattaagttcATCTGCATAATATTGTTTGCACTGAAATTCTTGATTTTCCAACGTTAATAAATCGCTGCTTCCTTCAGCCTGGAAGGAATATAAAGACATGCAAGTTAATTAGCTTGATGATCTTCAGTTTCTTGTTCCTTTGTTACTTGTGTGTTACTTACCTGGCAAGAAACATCATGAAAGCTTGACAGAACAAGACACATTGCTAAACTCAAAACCACACAGTTCCTTCCCATCGCAGAAGTTGTCATTACAATGACCAAGTTGAAGATAATGCCTTGATCCTTCAGACTCAACTTATTGGAAGGTATAAGCAGAATTGATGTGCTTTATATAGAGTCTACGATATTGACTAAACTCGGTACACGTTTTATAATAATGATGTAAGCATCATTACATCATTTgcataacacacacacacacacacacacacgtatatattattttcttgatatttttttttgaacaccatatatatataatgtatatatatatatatatatttacgtaAAATATCTATGTTTGTATTGACTAAAAGCTTAGATAGCTTGTTGATTAAGAGTATAGTCTAGCggcttgtatatatatttacataatcttaggtctttttttttttggcttaaaAGCTAACTCCCCTAATGAATTAGATCACACACTTCTTGTCTAagctgatatatatatatatatatacataatctAGGTCTTTCCTTTTTAACTTAAAATCTAACTCCTCTAATGAATTAGATGACATATTTCTTGTCTAAGAATAAAATGGTTCATCTATTTACtatacttttttataaatgtttgtgACAGACAGGGGTGGATTCAGAAAGAATTTTAGCTCGGGGCACAATATAAACAATTGCCAAAAAcatatactctctccgtttctgaataagtgtcactttgacACTTTTCACACATACTAATATAGTAGcggaaatatatataagttgttattaattacatctttatgaccaatagtatttgagataaataaaattatttataaaaccaatGCAGTTTGCAGTTAATTTTCAGCTGAAAGTAAGTATAATTTGCATTGGAATTGTAAAGTGACACTTtttgtgtaacaagaaaaaaaaaactaaaatgacacttattatgaaacagatagagtatagccagaagtacttttcCCTTTTATTTGATAATAGGGGGCACGCGATCCCGTTCCGCTAAGCCTCGTCCGCCCTTGGTGACAGAAATGTTTagttatctatttaatttatcttGCAACAAATCCCGTTTATCATAAGAGCACTCCTTAATATCTTAGAAGAATTTCAagagttataaaataataataatttattaaatattatgtgAGTATTTTAAAAGATgagaataatttccttttttgaaaaacaattgCATGGAGTTCTCATGTTTATACTcatttaatctaattttttattattattttgtaatttttgagAATCTTTTTAGATATTAGTAATGAGGTTAGTGTAATTGTTTGTGCATAGctattactaaaaatatatttcatatatttctaagaacctccactaattttttttttctttgtgaatAATTTTGTATGTAGAAAATAGGCTATAAATATATGATGTGGTGATCTAAAAATTAtagaatgattttaaaatataaactgaAAACCCAAAtggtttttagtttaaaaaactGGCTTTTTGTATTATATTGGAAAAAATATCATTTCTTTGTGTTGACTAGTAATATACGTATATACACGATGTAAAAGAGGTAGGGTTACAAATAGTGTCATATCCCtttctttccattttttcagttttcaaCAATGATCGAATTCGTTTCACATGCAATGAACGAGAAAGCGGTATTCACATGAAAAAATTGGAATTAGAcgctttaaatatatattttctaaacatgaAACTGcgaaatccaaaatattttgacaaaCGTCCACTTTTGCATCTTCGAAGATCTCATATGGTACAGGTATGAATACAGAAACTTCACCGTACGTCCAAAAAGGGAAATGAAAGCTCGACCTTCCTCAAAATGATATGaccatattgttttttttatatgagcatattgttatttatataatatatagtgaAGGCTTTAATCAGTGTTTTTAAATCTGACGTTGACACTGAATCATGAAATCACATTACTCTCTAGATCATCAGGTTATTAGGTCCATCCTGGTGGTTAGACAATGGATCAAtagattaataaattataatatgtagttatatattaatatataaatataatattaagcaatcattgaaaatataagaaaatatcaaatcatgttttattttgaataaattttaatagCAAATTAGAAATTtgactaaaaattaagatattaaacagttaaataaaaattattataaaattaatttttaaataattaaaaaatacaaactcataatatatttttagaagttTTCTGTGAAAgctctttttaatttatgttcacaaaatagttttcaatgaaaaaaaatgaccaaaataagttttattaaagggtaaaattatatttttatcctagagttaactaatctagacttagggtttatagttaagGGGTTGGGTTTATAGTTAAGGGGTTGGGTTTTGGGGATAttgttacaaattttaaaaaataaatattaaaaatttcaaaataaaaatggtctattttggtcattttattttttgagggctatttttgtgacaaaaatttaaaaataactattcgAAAGAATTGCccatatatttttaacaatgaaaataaactaataatatcacatcaataaattttagttttctttattataattgtttcattttcttttaatgCATAGTAAAAGTTTCGTTAAAGTCTAAGAAATCACAAGTTTATtcaaatttatgtaatattaaaaggTATATGAGAATtgtaatcaatttttttcttagaaataTCATTACATTTTTGGGATTTTTATTGGGCCAACCAGTATTAGACCGCGAGTTAATGTTGGATTTTTGAGTTTCTATCAAGTTTTATTAAGCTTTTCATTAAATTTGgaccatattatatatatatggttaatGGGTTTACTGGTTCTACTTTAGATCTGGATcgaatataaaaatactaattttaacttataatcatcaaaaatatgaatgaaaatgaaaaatgaaaagtgaAAAGTGGCAAAATAATATGAATGAGGATGAATGAATATATGTTAgttatctttctttctcaaaTTTGATAAAGAAATTAGCTTGCTATCTAAGAATAGCTCCATGGAACCCATCAgaaatgtttgatgtttcttGGGGTTTTTGGACTACTAGTccttgttctattttttttagtatAAAGGAAAAAGAttcatatgaatttttttatttataaaagtataatttataataaatatagatgaattcaatattcattttcatttatttaatcaCCAGTTAAAACTAGAGGTGGGCGTTCGAGTATCCATTgaagttcggttcggatctattcggatttcgggtttttgggtttaaagaattcagccccattcgggtaattctaaatttcggttcggattcggttcggatctttgtgggttcggttcgggttcggataacccatttaaattattttttaaattttaatattcattatatgcttaaaatttcccaaatgtataaaaaaaatataatatattacatataaatttgtataatatatgtcaaaaatatctaaaattaacatataaattggtttgatttgaatatttagatagaaaatcaatagatatttcaaatattttggtgttttgaatatattttagctattttagacatttatttttaactatttatgtatattttcaagtattttatacaacttaaaaatatcttatatattttgaatgtttttaatatttattaaatctaaaactaagtaatatatttaggtatatagaTCTATTTCGGTTACATTCGAGTACCCgagatacttcggttcggatcgggttcggtttcagttctttagataccaaatttttgaacccgttcggatatttaatcaattttggttcgggttcgatactattttttcggatcgggttcggttcttcggatccggGGTTTTTTTGTCCAGCCATAGTTAAAACCATAGAGTGTAAAAAACCATTGTGCATTAAAATTTGACGATTAGTAAAAAATTGAGAACAATAtatgaaagaaaagaaatatatatataaccatatTTTCTCCCTATACAATATTACGATATATCAAACTGTCTTGTTTTATTTCATACTAGCTTAGATATGacagatatatgtataatttagaataaaatttGTTCTATCTAAAACAATGACGTTAAATATATATCTTCACCTCGAAGGCTGGAATATTATATCGGTGTCATTGGTAGGAATCATTTATTTCGTGCAAGTTGACTCATTGTTTATTTGGCAAATTTAGTTGACTTGTTTTTACTATAACTAATGGTTATTCTATTATTCAAATTCGAGATGATTTAGATAACTACACCGgagtaaaataattaataaaacatgattttctatgaaaagatttagtAATCTTATCTAAAAAGTAAGAAATTCTATTTTGTGCTCTTGTAATGCTAGAAATCTTGAAATCCGGAAAATATAgccgatttttttttgtcattttcagTTTCTGTTATGAAAGTTAACTATGTATGAAATTCTTTTATCATTGCAATTAAGTTCTTGCAAACTTAGTTGACtcgaagagaagaagacaaatatACTAGAATGACTctttataatattgtttttagaTGCATAtcatatattctatttttaactcTTTATGCTCGTTGAGATTAGGgatgttcaatccggatatcggttcggtttcggttcggctttttcggttttttggtatttcggttagtaaaatacaactaccattctaaatccatat
The window above is part of the Brassica napus cultivar Da-Ae chromosome C3, Da-Ae, whole genome shotgun sequence genome. Proteins encoded here:
- the LOC106402853 gene encoding sodium/potassium/calcium exchanger 1-like isoform X2, producing the protein MQMNLIFSDINISEELERQSITKESEEESSWEQRTTISSSLSEETKTEVVSGQSSSMMDEINREIEAHLGGKQPRADHVTRIGVSMDAIENDSERRKQLEEIEQQIKEEGTTKTNTVETHEIEFEEEGTIETKSSVKTHEIEFEAAAATKKIIEEGTTKTNSVDTHEIEIEAAAATKIVVEEGTTKAKSSVETHEIEFESAESETYQTKYGRMDEKEYCSSAESLQ
- the LOC106402853 gene encoding NAI2-like protein isoform X1 — translated: MQMNLIFSDINISEELERQSITKESEEESSWEQRTTISSSLSEETKTEVVSGQSSSMMDEINREIEAHLGGKQPRADHVTRIGVSMDAIENDSERRKQLEEIEQQIKAAAATKIVVEEGTTKTNTVETHEIEFEEEGTIETKSSVKTHEIEFEAAAATKKIIEEGTTKTNSVDTHEIEIEAAAATKIVVEEGTTKAKSSVETHEIEFESAESETYQTKYGRMDEKEYCSSAESLQ